The following proteins are co-located in the Parafannyhessea umbonata genome:
- the larD gene encoding D/L-lactic acid transporter LarD gives MPYNVLAEFGATALMIVFGVGVHCDTVLKGTKYHGSGHMFAITTWSFGISVALFIFGGAVCMNPAMVLAQCMIGLVPWSNFVPYVVADMLGAFAGAILAWFMYADDFKASEGDPEVSAVAKRNIFSTNPVVQNLPRDFFCEATCTFVFISAILAAASRAGDNVLLLAIAVGIIVWAVGMGMGGITGFAMNQARDLGPRLAYQLLPIKGKCDNNWKYGLIVPGIAPFVGAALAALFVHGFLGMF, from the coding sequence ATGCCGTACAACGTTCTGGCGGAGTTTGGGGCCACTGCCCTCATGATCGTGTTCGGTGTCGGGGTTCACTGCGACACCGTGCTCAAGGGCACCAAGTACCACGGCTCCGGCCACATGTTCGCAATCACCACGTGGTCGTTTGGCATCTCCGTCGCGCTCTTCATCTTTGGCGGCGCCGTCTGCATGAACCCGGCCATGGTGCTTGCCCAGTGCATGATCGGCCTGGTGCCCTGGTCAAACTTCGTGCCGTACGTCGTGGCGGACATGCTGGGCGCGTTTGCCGGCGCGATTCTGGCGTGGTTCATGTACGCGGACGACTTCAAGGCGTCCGAGGGCGACCCCGAGGTCAGCGCCGTCGCAAAGCGCAATATCTTCAGCACCAACCCCGTGGTCCAGAACCTCCCGCGTGACTTCTTCTGCGAGGCCACCTGCACCTTCGTCTTCATCTCCGCCATCCTCGCCGCCGCCAGCCGCGCCGGCGACAACGTCCTGCTGCTTGCCATCGCCGTCGGCATCATCGTGTGGGCCGTGGGCATGGGCATGGGCGGCATCACCGGCTTTGCCATGAACCAGGCCCGCGACCTTGGCCCCCGCCTTGCCTACCAGCTGCTTCCCATCAAGGGCAAGTGCGACAACAACTGGAAGTACGGCCTGATCGTGCCGGGCATCGCCCCGTTTGTGGGCGCGGCGCTCGCGGCGCTCTTCGTCCACGGCTTCCTGGGCATGTTCTAG
- a CDS encoding alpha/beta hydrolase, with the protein MGRRGEKNVPLGGGRGHGRRHRARRVLLGIAVALVAAVLALGLGIHIYAASYSHATATAREALATSSDVRVKRLDSGDVLFVPQDAGRVSAALVFYPGGKVEATAYAPLLRSLAERGIACALTRMPENLAVLAPNAADRSRGELEDALRAEGRDPQDVPWMMGGHSLGGAMAASYAGDHASEYRGLALLAAYSSGDISKSGLRVLLVLGTRDGVLNRDKYKSCLANLPQDYREVEIKGGNHAGFGSYGRQDGDGKATVSGGKQVEATVQAIVSLAETL; encoded by the coding sequence ATGGGCAGACGCGGGGAGAAGAACGTCCCTCTTGGCGGAGGGCGGGGTCATGGGAGGCGCCATCGCGCGCGCAGGGTGCTGCTGGGGATAGCCGTGGCGCTTGTGGCGGCCGTGCTCGCCCTTGGCCTGGGAATCCACATCTACGCCGCAAGCTACAGCCATGCGACGGCGACCGCGCGGGAGGCGCTTGCGACCTCTTCCGACGTGCGGGTGAAGCGGCTCGACAGCGGCGACGTGCTGTTTGTGCCGCAAGACGCGGGTCGCGTCAGCGCGGCGCTCGTGTTCTATCCCGGCGGCAAGGTGGAGGCGACCGCGTACGCGCCCCTGCTGCGGAGCCTTGCGGAGCGTGGCATCGCGTGCGCGCTCACCCGGATGCCCGAGAACCTTGCGGTGCTTGCGCCAAACGCGGCGGACCGTAGCCGCGGCGAGCTTGAGGATGCGCTGAGGGCGGAAGGGCGCGACCCCCAGGACGTGCCATGGATGATGGGCGGCCACTCCCTGGGAGGCGCGATGGCCGCAAGCTATGCCGGGGACCACGCGAGCGAGTACCGGGGCCTTGCGCTGCTTGCGGCATACTCTTCCGGCGACATTTCCAAGAGCGGGCTTCGCGTCCTGCTTGTCTTGGGAACGCGCGATGGCGTGCTCAACCGCGACAAGTACAAGAGCTGCCTTGCGAACCTGCCGCAAGACTACCGCGAGGTTGAGATCAAGGGCGGAAACCACGCGGGGTTTGGCAGCTACGGCAGGCAGGACGGCGACGGTAAGGCCACGGTCTCTGGCGGGAAGCAGGTGGAGGCGACTGTCCAGGCAATCGTGAGCCTTGCGGAGACGCTGTAG
- a CDS encoding GGGtGRT protein, which produces MAITFEGYERRIDKINKTCAEYGIADLEEARKICTDLGFDPYQITEGIQSIAFENAKWAYVLGCAIAVKKGVKTASEAAAAIGIGLQAFCVPGSVAEERKVGLGHGNLGAMLLGEDTECFAFLAGHESFAAAEGAIGIANNANKARKKPLRVILNGLGKDAAQIIARINGFTYVQTKFDYYTSELEIVREVPYSDGPRAAVKCYGADDVREGVAIMWHENVDISITGNSTNPTRFQHPVAGTYFKERVLAGKKYFSVASGGGTGRTLHPDNMAAGPASYGMTDTMGRMHSSAQFAGSSSVPAHVDMMGLIGMGNNPMVGCTVACAVAVEEALTK; this is translated from the coding sequence ATGGCAATCACGTTCGAAGGCTACGAGCGCCGCATCGACAAGATCAACAAGACCTGCGCAGAGTACGGCATTGCTGACCTTGAGGAAGCTCGCAAGATCTGCACCGACCTCGGCTTCGATCCCTACCAGATCACCGAGGGCATTCAGTCCATCGCGTTCGAGAACGCAAAGTGGGCCTACGTCCTTGGCTGCGCCATCGCCGTCAAGAAGGGCGTAAAGACCGCGTCCGAGGCTGCCGCCGCCATCGGCATCGGCCTGCAGGCGTTCTGCGTCCCCGGCTCCGTTGCCGAGGAGCGCAAGGTCGGCCTGGGCCACGGCAACCTGGGCGCCATGCTGCTGGGCGAGGACACCGAGTGCTTCGCGTTCCTGGCCGGTCACGAGTCCTTCGCGGCCGCCGAGGGCGCCATCGGCATCGCCAACAACGCCAACAAGGCCCGCAAGAAGCCGCTGCGCGTCATCCTGAACGGCCTTGGCAAGGACGCCGCCCAGATCATCGCCCGCATCAACGGCTTCACCTACGTCCAGACCAAGTTCGACTACTACACCAGCGAGCTTGAGATCGTGCGCGAGGTCCCCTACTCCGATGGCCCGCGTGCCGCCGTCAAGTGCTACGGTGCCGACGACGTCCGCGAGGGCGTTGCCATCATGTGGCACGAGAACGTCGACATCTCTATCACCGGCAACTCCACCAACCCCACGCGCTTCCAGCACCCCGTCGCTGGCACCTACTTCAAGGAGCGCGTCCTGGCCGGCAAGAAGTACTTCTCCGTCGCCTCTGGTGGCGGCACCGGCCGTACGCTGCACCCGGACAACATGGCCGCAGGCCCTGCCTCCTATGGCATGACCGACACCATGGGCCGCATGCACTCCAGCGCCCAGTTCGCCGGCTCCAGCTCCGTGCCTGCGCACGTTGACATGATGGGCCTCATCGGCATGGGCAACAACCCCATGGTCGGCTGCACCGTCGCGTGCGCCGTCGCCGTCGAGGAAGCCCTCACCAAGTAA
- a CDS encoding iron-sulfur cluster assembly scaffold protein, whose translation MQYSAEVERMCTVAKGAYHGPAPIPEEGKWVQAKEISDISGYTHGVGWCAPQQGACKLSLNVKQGVIEECLIETIGCSGMTHSAAMAAEILPGKTILEALNTDLVCDAINVAMRELFLQIVYGRTQTAFSEDGLPVGTGLDDLGKGLRSMVGTTYGTKAKGARYLELTQGYITKMALNKDDEIIGFEFLNLGKFTDAIKSGTDPKEAVEGAMGRYGQWDNPAKVIDPREE comes from the coding sequence ATGCAGTATTCCGCAGAAGTGGAGCGTATGTGCACTGTCGCCAAGGGCGCATACCACGGTCCTGCGCCCATTCCCGAGGAGGGCAAGTGGGTCCAGGCCAAGGAGATCTCTGACATCTCTGGTTACACGCACGGTGTAGGCTGGTGCGCACCCCAGCAGGGCGCCTGCAAGCTCAGCCTCAACGTCAAGCAGGGTGTCATCGAGGAGTGCCTGATCGAGACGATCGGCTGCTCCGGCATGACGCACTCCGCTGCCATGGCTGCCGAGATCCTTCCCGGCAAGACCATCCTCGAGGCGCTGAACACCGACCTCGTCTGCGACGCCATCAACGTCGCCATGCGCGAGCTCTTCCTGCAGATCGTCTACGGCCGCACCCAGACCGCGTTCTCCGAGGACGGCCTGCCCGTCGGCACCGGCCTCGACGACCTTGGCAAGGGTCTCCGCTCCATGGTCGGCACCACCTACGGCACCAAGGCCAAGGGCGCCCGCTACCTCGAGCTGACCCAGGGCTACATCACCAAGATGGCCCTGAACAAGGACGACGAGATCATCGGCTTCGAGTTCCTTAACCTCGGCAAGTTCACTGACGCCATCAAGTCCGGCACCGATCCCAAGGAGGCCGTCGAGGGCGCCATGGGCCGCTACGGCCAGTGGGACAACCCCGCCAAGGTCATCGATCCTCGCGAAGAGTAG
- a CDS encoding DMT family transporter, which translates to MKTPRDIPSWAYAVAVVLTTVAYGASYVVIKDAMEAVATSWLLAMRFGLAAIVLGVAFRRRIARTIDLSHVLAGVVVGLPEALGFLLQNLGLTQTSPGRNAFLTATYCVMVPFLAWAVERRRPGANNVVAAVMCLTGVGLLSLTGRQSLSLGAGDWLTLFSALMYASNMVAVGRLGRAHDAVCLTFLMLVTCALVCMGWAVALEPAPLASAFTAEFAAQLAYITIASTVVGLLVQNVAQRHLPSSEVALLLSFESVFAAVFSVAFYGEKITPSLLAGFALIFGAVLVSQFAPGRRQADELRAEAREGRL; encoded by the coding sequence ATGAAGACTCCCCGTGACATACCAAGCTGGGCGTATGCCGTCGCCGTGGTGCTGACCACCGTGGCGTACGGCGCCTCGTACGTGGTCATCAAGGACGCGATGGAGGCCGTGGCCACGTCGTGGCTGCTCGCGATGCGCTTTGGGCTGGCGGCCATTGTGCTGGGAGTGGCGTTTAGGCGGCGCATCGCGCGGACGATCGACCTCAGCCACGTGCTGGCCGGCGTGGTGGTGGGCCTGCCGGAGGCACTGGGCTTTCTGCTGCAGAACCTGGGGCTTACGCAGACCTCGCCCGGGCGCAACGCCTTCCTCACGGCGACGTACTGCGTGATGGTGCCGTTTCTGGCGTGGGCGGTGGAGCGCCGCCGGCCGGGTGCAAACAACGTGGTCGCGGCGGTGATGTGCCTGACCGGGGTCGGGCTGCTGTCGCTCACGGGACGCCAGAGCCTGAGCTTGGGCGCGGGCGACTGGCTCACGCTCTTCTCGGCGCTCATGTACGCGTCGAACATGGTGGCCGTCGGGCGTCTGGGGCGCGCGCACGACGCCGTGTGCCTGACGTTCTTGATGCTGGTGACGTGCGCGCTCGTGTGCATGGGGTGGGCGGTCGCGCTTGAGCCGGCGCCTTTGGCCTCCGCTTTCACGGCGGAGTTCGCCGCGCAGCTGGCATACATAACGATTGCGTCCACCGTCGTGGGGCTGCTCGTGCAGAACGTTGCGCAGCGGCACCTGCCGTCGTCCGAGGTTGCGCTCTTGCTCTCGTTCGAGAGCGTGTTTGCGGCGGTGTTTTCCGTCGCGTTCTATGGCGAGAAGATCACGCCCTCCCTGCTTGCGGGGTTTGCCCTCATCTTCGGGGCGGTCCTGGTGAGCCAGTTTGCGCCCGGCCGCCGACAGGCTGACGAGCTGAGGGCCGAGGCCAGGGAGGGAAGGCTGTAG